The Desulfovibrio sp. ZJ209 nucleotide sequence CAAGGCCAACGAGATCATCAAGGTGCTCTTCGGGCTCGGGGTCATGGCCACCATCAACCAGTCGCTGGATATCGACACCGCCACGCTGGTGGCGGCGGAGTTCGGCTACGAGGTGGAAAAGGCCGGCTTCTCCGAGGAGGACTACCTCGTGCCCAAGGAGGCCGACGCGCCCGAAAGCCTCAAGCCGAGGCCCCCGGTGGTCACCATCATGGGCCATGTGGACCACGGCAAGACCTCCTTGCTCGACGCCATCCGCAAGTCCAACGTGACGAGCGGCGAGGCCGGCGGCATCACCCAGCATATCGGCGCCTACCATGTGAAGACCAAGCGCGGCGAGATCGTCTTCCTCGACACGCCGGGCCACGAGGCCTTCACGGCCATGCGCGCGCGCGGCGCCCAGGTGACGGACCTCGTCATCCTCGTGGTGGCGGCCGACGACGGCGTCATGGAGCAGACGCGCGAGGCCATCAACCACTCGCGCGCGGCCAATGTGCCCATCATGGTGGCCGTCAACAAGATGGACAAGCCCGGCGCCGACCCTGACCGCGTGCTGCGCGAGCTCGCCGAGCTCGGCCTCCAGCCCGAGGACTGGGGCGGGGACACGGTCGTCTCCCGCGTGTCCGCCAAGACGCGCGAGGGCCTCGACGACCTGCTCGAGCTCGTGGCCCTGCAGTCGGAAATCATGGACCTCAAGGCCAACCCGGACAAGCCGGCGCGCGGCCACATCGTGGAGGCCAGGCTCGACAAGGGCCGCGGCCCGGTGGCCACCGTGCTCATCCAGGAGGGCACGCTGCGCCTTGGCGACAACTTCGTCTGCGGGCCGTTCTCGGGCCGCGTGCGCGCGCTCACGAGCGACCAGGGCAAGAAGGTCAAGGAGGCCGGCCCCTCCATCCCGGTGGAGGTGCAGGGCTTCGAGGGCGTGCCCGAGGCCGGCGAGGAGTTCTTCGTGGTGGCCGACGACAAGCTCGCCCGCCGCATCGCGGATTCGCGCGCCGTGCGCCAGCGCGAGCACGATTTGCGCTCCGAGGCCAAGGTCACGCTGGAGACCTTCCTCTCCAGAAGCGCGGAGAGCCAGGAGGCCCAGACCCTCAACCTCGTGCTCAAGGCCGACGTGCAGGGCAGCCTCGAGGCCATCACCGAGGCGCTCAACAAGCTGAGCACCGACAAGGTCAAGATCAACGTGGTGCATGGTGGCACGGGCGCCATCAGCGAGTCGGACATCCTGCTCGCCTCGGCCTCGCAGGCCATCATCATCGGCTTCAACGTGCGGCCGGCCGCGCGCATCAAGGACGTGGCCGAGCGCGAGAACGTGGACATCCGCTTCTACGACATCATCTACAAGCTCGTGGACGACATCAAGAGCGCCATGGCCGGCATGCTGGCCCCGGTGCACCGCGAGGTCTACCTCGGCCAGGCCGAGGTGCGCGAGACCTTCAGCGTGCCCAAGGTGGGCATCATCGCGGGCTCCTACGTGTCGGACGGCAAGATCGCCCGCAATGCCGGCGTGCGCCTTTTGCGCGATGGCGTGGTCATCTACACCGGCAAGATCGCCTCGCTCAAGCGCTTCAAGGACGACGCCCGCGAGGTGGTCAAGGGCAACGAGTGCGGCGTGGGCCTCGAGAACTTCAACGATGTCAAGGTCGGCGACATCATCGAGGCCTTCGAGACCGTGGAGGAAGCCGCCACCTTGTAGGGTGACGATGCAGTTTCGGGGGCGGTTTGCGCGGCGAGCGCGGGCCGCCCCTTTCTGTGCACGGAAAAGACCATGCCCATGTTCGTGGCGGTGCTGACCGTCGAATTCAGCCTGGACGGCAACGACAACCTCAAGGCCAAGCGCCGCGTGGCCAACAGCCTGAAGCAGAAGGCGCGCAACACCTTCAACGTGGCCGTGGCCGAGGCCGGGACGGAA carries:
- the infB gene encoding translation initiation factor IF-2, encoding MAEIKIKVKDLASELGVPTRDMLPALRELGVSAKSMAGSVDEEEAGRLRAHFAARKESTVERTTVQPNVIVRRRRKEAPAPEAPAAPPAAEAAPEPEAARPAEAPKAAKAEAPEGGAAPRAKAAPAPEAAPEAAPKAAAEAVAGRRPAGARVISRPGEAAAAAPKAEAPKAAAPAAEAPKAEGAKADAAEPAAQAPQAEEVPAAKPAEAAIPEAAEKAEAPGAEESVAPEQASRPEPAEKSAKLSRIARPDASAVPEGSSAPTLPPRSESRREAEADAEGDERARGARQDAAPQVRIISRPAPGSQPRPASQGAPGSRGGYRDGQRPGGGYRDGQRPGPSGAGRPGGYGAPRPGAPGFGQPAPGQADSRDGQSKKKRLKGRRTVDFQQGDFGRHGDDEEGLRLNRGRSRRKGGKVQAAPQATQPIKAAKRKIRVTEAIRVADMAHQMGLKANEIIKVLFGLGVMATINQSLDIDTATLVAAEFGYEVEKAGFSEEDYLVPKEADAPESLKPRPPVVTIMGHVDHGKTSLLDAIRKSNVTSGEAGGITQHIGAYHVKTKRGEIVFLDTPGHEAFTAMRARGAQVTDLVILVVAADDGVMEQTREAINHSRAANVPIMVAVNKMDKPGADPDRVLRELAELGLQPEDWGGDTVVSRVSAKTREGLDDLLELVALQSEIMDLKANPDKPARGHIVEARLDKGRGPVATVLIQEGTLRLGDNFVCGPFSGRVRALTSDQGKKVKEAGPSIPVEVQGFEGVPEAGEEFFVVADDKLARRIADSRAVRQREHDLRSEAKVTLETFLSRSAESQEAQTLNLVLKADVQGSLEAITEALNKLSTDKVKINVVHGGTGAISESDILLASASQAIIIGFNVRPAARIKDVAERENVDIRFYDIIYKLVDDIKSAMAGMLAPVHREVYLGQAEVRETFSVPKVGIIAGSYVSDGKIARNAGVRLLRDGVVIYTGKIASLKRFKDDAREVVKGNECGVGLENFNDVKVGDIIEAFETVEEAATL